The following are from one region of the Thermoproteus uzoniensis 768-20 genome:
- a CDS encoding nucleoside-diphosphate kinase, whose product MIERTLVIVKPDAVKRGLIGEIISRLERAGLRIVAAKMVWASREQMAGFYPSDEAWLRSVGNKTLNSYREMGIDPKAELGTDDPVEIGKMVKGWLVDYMTESPILLMVVEGNHAVSVVRKLVGNTLPYKAEPGTIRGDFSTDSPDLANRERRSIRNLVHASDSPEEARREIAYWFKESEIYSYR is encoded by the coding sequence ATGATCGAGAGGACGTTGGTCATAGTTAAGCCGGACGCCGTCAAGAGGGGGCTTATAGGGGAGATAATATCCCGCCTCGAGAGGGCGGGGCTTAGGATAGTCGCCGCCAAGATGGTGTGGGCCTCCCGCGAACAGATGGCGGGTTTCTACCCCAGCGACGAGGCTTGGCTCAGAAGCGTGGGGAACAAGACGCTCAACAGCTATAGAGAGATGGGGATCGATCCCAAGGCCGAGCTGGGCACGGACGACCCCGTGGAGATAGGCAAGATGGTGAAGGGGTGGCTGGTGGACTACATGACCGAGTCGCCTATCCTCCTCATGGTGGTCGAGGGGAACCACGCCGTGAGCGTGGTGAGGAAGCTCGTGGGCAATACCCTGCCCTACAAGGCCGAGCCGGGGACTATCAGGGGCGATTTCTCCACGGACAGCCCCGACCTGGCCAATAGGGAGAGGCGGTCTATCCGCAACCTCGTACACGCAAGCGACAGCCCCGAGGAGGCGAGGCGGGAGATAGCCTATTGGTTCAAGGAGTCGGAGATATACAGCTATAGGTAG
- a CDS encoding TFIIB-type zinc ribbon-containing protein codes for MKVRCPYCGAEYEAPEGAQYLVCPYCGTVLREGKIFESVYLFEPRLDKTAAFNRVFGFRPWASPRDLGTSSPADAELHFLPLYLYYVYFEPLKELATYATALAVERPPFYVPRNYRFPARWRIPFKPSLERTAVFHQPQLDPETAWAAASKPYEKEARSYAAAFKKPISDKTTFEGIVYYPFWKLKYIYRGKEYNAVVDAAEGNVVYMEYPISRRGRAASLAAAITILTGSVVLGTAIGMGISAAKGVDLTLWGSLGGLIGGIAGSASAFTYVVERKAVYREGQEIEVL; via the coding sequence ATGAAGGTCCGTTGTCCCTACTGCGGGGCCGAGTACGAGGCGCCGGAAGGCGCGCAGTATCTGGTCTGCCCCTACTGCGGCACTGTCTTGAGGGAGGGGAAGATCTTCGAGTCCGTCTACCTTTTCGAGCCGCGCCTCGACAAGACAGCGGCCTTCAACAGAGTCTTCGGTTTCCGCCCCTGGGCCTCGCCGCGGGATCTAGGCACGTCCTCGCCGGCCGATGCGGAGCTCCACTTCCTTCCGCTCTATCTCTACTATGTCTATTTTGAGCCTCTGAAGGAGCTGGCCACGTACGCGACTGCGCTTGCGGTGGAGAGGCCGCCGTTTTACGTCCCGAGGAATTACAGATTTCCGGCGCGGTGGAGAATTCCCTTTAAGCCTTCGCTGGAGAGAACCGCCGTATTCCACCAGCCCCAGCTAGATCCCGAGACGGCTTGGGCCGCAGCCTCAAAGCCCTACGAGAAAGAGGCCCGGAGCTACGCCGCGGCGTTTAAGAAGCCCATAAGCGACAAGACAACGTTCGAGGGAATAGTCTACTACCCCTTCTGGAAACTGAAGTACATATACAGAGGGAAGGAGTACAACGCGGTGGTCGACGCCGCCGAGGGCAACGTAGTCTACATGGAGTATCCCATATCTCGGAGGGGGAGAGCGGCGTCGCTGGCGGCCGCAATCACGATCTTGACGGGCTCCGTCGTTTTGGGCACGGCGATAGGCATGGGGATCTCGGCCGCCAAAGGCGTGGATCTCACCTTGTGGGGGTCCCTCGGCGGGCTTATCGGCGGCATCGCTGGCTCGGCCAGCGCGTTCACCTACGTCGTCGAGCGCAAGGCCGTATATAGGGAAGGCCAAGAGATAGAGGTATTGTAA